Part of the Methanobacterium paludis genome is shown below.
GCTGTAAGGATTTTCTTCACTGCACATCAAGACTGTTTTTTTACAAAACGCAACGCTTATTAATACTGATATTCCCTCTTTAAATGCGTCAGTTTCTTCAACCAAGTTGTATTGAACTTTTCCATTTATATAATATTTTTCATCCTTTGGTTTTCCACCAATCTTATCTCCAAGATAGATGTACTCAACTCCCTTATTCTCAAGAGTTAATTCCAGGTCCTTCTTATTGAACTGTGGAACGTATTTACTGTAGGGTGCGCTCCTTACGTCCACAAGAGATCTAACTTTGTGCAGTTTTAAGAGTTTGATGAACTTTTTAAGTTCAATATTGCTGTGTCCTACTGTATAAACTATATTATCTCCTAAATTTTCCCCTGTTTGCATTTTTATCAGTATCTCGGGTTTTTATTTACTTTAATTCTATTTGTTAGACTGTTTATTTTCATGAATAAATAATTTTTTTAAAATTTCAACTGTCTAATCAATCTCTTTAAAACTAACCCATACCACTGCACAAGTGCTTAAATCCAATATAAACAAAGCTTAAATCCAATATAAACAAATCATTCATCCTGAGTAAGATGAATAAAGGATGAAAAAAATTGATTGGTTTTATCATACATAAATCAAAAAATAGGGAATATTCAATGAAAATATATCAAAAGAATGAAATTAAAGAAGACCTAAATGAGGGAGATCTAAAAGAAAATTAAAAACTAAAAATTAAAAACTAAAGAGTTATTTGGTTTTCTTAGCATTTTTCTTAGTAGCACTCTTCTTAGTAGCACTCTTTTTAGTAGCACTCTTCTTAGTAGCACTCTTCTTAGTAGCACTCTTCTTAGTAGCACTCTTCTTAGTAGCACTCTTCTTAGTAGCACTCTTCTTAGTAGCACTCTTCTTAGTAGCAGCCTTTTTAGCAACAGTCTTTTTAGGAGCCCCAGTAGTCTTAGCAGCGGTTTTACCACCATCATCATCTATAGATTTTGTAAATCTACATTTTGGGAATCCCGAACACCCAATAAATTCACCGTAACGTCCTGATCTCTTTATAAGATCGCTTCCACAATCTGGACATTTGCCAACAACCTCGTTTGTAGGTTCTCTACCATCTTTACCACATTTAGGGTCAAGACATGCCCTTTGTCGTGGTTTTCCAAAGGATATCATTGGAAGACCGCACTCCTCACAAGTTGTCTTAAGTACAGTTGCTCCTCTAGGCATGGAATAAGTTGATTTACACTCAGGATAACCTGAACATCCGACAAAAGTGCTTCCCCTCGGTGAATCAATTAATATAAGGTTTTTACCACATTTACATTTCCCAACAACCCTGCTTTCCCTATAGGACTTATAAAGTTCTTCACCAATTTTAAGCTTGTTTTTCTCAATGTCATCCAAAATGGATGAAACTTCAACCCGGGCTTCATCTATGATCTTATCCTTTTTGTCCTTGCCTTCCATGATACCTTCAAGTTTAGTTTCAAATTCTCTTGTAAGCTCTTCACTGGTTATCTTCTTTGAATACTTCCTCAAAGTATCTATAAGTTGTTCTCCGAGTTTGTTGACAGTTATCTTCTTGCCTTCAACGTACTTTCGGCTGAATAAGATGTCTATTATATTCGCTCTGGTTGACTTTGTTCCAAGTCCCCTTTTTTCAAGTTCCCTTATGAGTGAAGCTTGGTTGTAACGAGCTGGAGGTTTGGTTTCCTTGTCCTCTGCCCTGACTTCCTTAACATTTAAAGTTTCTCCCTTATTCATGGTTGGGAAATAGTCTTCTTCAATTTTACGGAATGGATAGTGTCCCATCCATCCCATTTTAGACATTCGTTTCCTTGAGAAGTTAAATTCTTCTTTTCCAATTGTTAAAGTAGTTTTCATAGTTTCTAAAGTGGCATTTTCGCCAAATACGCTTATGAACCTGTAAACTATGAGCTCGTAAAGCTTCCTGTAATCTGTGCTCAACTCTTTAGGTAAAACCCCTGTTGGGTGTATAGCCGGATGTGCTTCATCAGTTTTCTTACCTTCATTGGGTTTGTATGGTTTTTTAAGTTGGGCCACATGATTTCCAAATGCAGAACTGTAACTCAATTTTTTAAGTATTTTATCGTACCCTATGCTCTTTGGGAGTTTCTGTGATGAAGTACGTGGATAGGAAGTGTAACCTTCTGTATAAAGGTTTTGAGCAATTTGCTGGGTTTTTCTTGGGCTGAATCCAAACACACCATAGGCTTCAGACTGCAAAGAACCCAGATCAAATGGAAATGGCGGTGTTTTAGTGGTTTTTCTAAGATTAACTTCCGTTATAACCGCATCTTTACCTTTACATTCTACCAGAATAGCGTCTGCATCTTTTTTTTCCAGGATCTTACCCTTCTTATGGTCTGCAGTTATTCCTTCTTTTACACCAGTTACATCTAGATCTGCCTTTATGAGCCAGTAAGGTACGGGTATAAATTCTTTAATTTCCTTTTCCCTATCAACAAGAATAGATAATGTTGGTGTTTGAACACGGCCTGCTGAGAGTTGTATATATCTCTTGGTAGCCTTCATAACAGAATCTGTGAGGTGCTTGGACATGTTGACTCCAAAAAAGAAGTCAAGGACGTGTCTTGCAATACCACTGTCAACCTGTTTAAAATCAAGCTCCATTGGTTTTTTGTAAGCTTTTAATATGTCTTCATCGGTTAAGGTTGAAAATTTCATCCGCATAACATTTTTAAGGCTTTCATCACCACAAGCGTACTTCAATGCATTGTAACCAATTAGAGTTCCCTCTATATCATAATCGCAAGCATGGACAAATGTATCTGCATCTTTTGATAATTTTTTTATGGCGTCTATATAATTTTTAACGTATTTTTTCTTCTTGTCCTTTTCATAGAGGGGCACCCACTCCACATCAAACAGTTTATCTTGCTTCTTGTCTTTGGGTGCAAGTGAGTATAAATGACCTACAGCAGTTAAAACTGTGGTTTTTTTGCCATTTTCCTCAAACTCATAATATGGGACCTTTTTATAATGTTTTTTAGCTGCGCCTTTTGAGAGTGCTGAAGATATTTTTTCAGCTGCCTTCGGTTTCTCGCAGATTATGACCTCATGCATAGTTATCACGTTTATAAAATTATTTAGTATTTAAGATTTTAAATGATCATTTGATTAAAATCGTTTAGATTTAATAGATATACTAAACTTTCTATATTTAAAATCATGTTTATAGTTTTTTTCAAACAATGAAATAGTCAACTTAAAACTCACCAAGAGGATCCATCTACACTCAAGATCCATCTACACTCAATAGCAATTAAATTACTACAAAATAGTTTTAAAAGATGTTTTTAAGAGAATTGGTTGAAATAATTTGGAATATGAATTAGAGGTTTATGATTCGATATTTAAGAGGGTTAAAACACCAATAAAGTATCAAAAAATCTATAAATATTTTGTATGAATTTCATATTTGTATGAATTTCATATGAATTAACAGAATTTCATATGAATTAACAGAATTTCATATGAATTAAACAAGTTCCTTATTTTTGGTGAAATGTTCTATTGATAGAAACAAAAAAATAGTTAGCCCATTATACAGTAACAAATAAAAAAAGAACTGACCATAATTAAAAAAAGGTTTAGTTTTATGAAATACTAAAAAAACTAATTCAAACTCAGAATAAAGGAGATTAGATGTTATTAGGCGTTATATCCGACACTCATATACCAGAAAGGGCTTCAAAGATTCCTGAAACCGTTTTTAAAACATTTAAGGACACAGACATGATATTGCATGCAGGGGACTTGGTTTCATACGATGTACTTGAGGAACTTGAATCTATAGCAACTACACGTTGTGTTCAGGGAAACATGGACCGTGTTTTCGGTGCTGAACTTCCTAAACGTGATATAATTGAGGTAGAAGGTATAAAAATAGGGCTTAACCATGGTGAAGTCTATCCTCGAGGAGATACTCAACAGTTGAAATACATAGCTAGGGAAATGGATGTTGAAGTCCTGATTACAGGCCATACACACTGGGCATTCATAAAAGAGGTGGATAATATACTTCTTTTAAATCCTGGAAGTCCGACAGTTCCCAGACTATCAGATCCTTCCGTGATGCTCATTGAAATTAAAGACCAAAAGTTAGACGCCAGAATCATTAAAATTGGAGATCCTGTGTGTAAGGCACTTAATTTTAAAGGGCGTAAAAAAAGTTAAATGCCTAAAAAGCCCTAAAAAATAGAACATGATCTAGAAAAAAATAACAAAATTAGGATAAATCTGATAAAAATCCGATAAAACAATTAAAAACGAACTAAAACTATCAAAGGATAAAACTGGTTCAAAAAGATTAATTAAACAAAATATATAGTTAAATAAAAGAATAAAGCCCAAAAAATAATTATCATTGAAGGAAAAAGATTATGACTAAGAAATGGAATTCTGAACGAAAACAAGAACAATACTACAAAATGGCCAAAAAAAATAACTATCGATCCAGAGCATCCTATAAACTCAAACAGATAAACAAAAGGTTCAAACTGATCGAACCTGAAAGTTACGTGCTTGATTTAGGAGCTGCACCCGGTGGCTGGTCCCAGGTAGCCCTTGAAATTATGGGCGAAGAAGGTATTGTTGTGGGTGTGGACCTTCAATGGATAAGACCATTTGAAGAGGATAATTTTATTGGAATAAAAGGCGATTTTACAAACGAAGACGTTCAAAAAAAGATAAAAAAGGCTCTGGAAGGTAAGGCCAACGTTGTGCTTTCAGATGCATCCCCCAAATTATCAGGAATAAAAGACATGGACAATCTTAGATCTGCAGAACTTGCTGAAACTGTGCTCAAAATATGCGATTCACTTCTGGAAAGGAATGGAAGCATTATTATGAAAGTATTCCAAGGTGCAGAATATGAAAATATTATCAAAAAAATTAAAGAAAAGTTTAAGATTGTTAAAACCACAAAGCCAGAATCTTCAAGAAAATCAAGTACTGAAATGTACGTGGTTGCAAAGGGTTTCAGGGGAACCTTTGAACCGCACAAATTCAACTCAAGATTGAGTTAACCCCGATGGGAATCATAGATCATATAGACATTCATATAGACCCCCGATTTCATGTAGACCGTGGATTAATAATGGTTTTTCCTTTTATAAAATAATTCGAAATAAGGAATTTGAATAAATCAACCACTACATAACCCACTTACATCATGGCTTTCACATCACTAAAACTGGATTCTGCCTTTTGAAGTTGTGTTTGTGCTGTGCTTATCCTGCTTTTAATCTCATCTTGTGATTCACCCGCAGATACTGCACTATCTGCATCTGAAATCGCGGATTGGGCCCTTACAAGTTCAAGAGTAGCATTATTATAGGCACTTTGCAGTTTGGCATTGTTAGAATTATCAACGGAAGTTTTAATATCATCAAATTGGGTGCTTAAAGTGGAATAATCAGATTTTAAAACAGCAAGCTGATCGTATGCTGATCCACTGCTAACATCTGATGAAACAGTTGATGAAAGTGTAGAAATTCCAATGTAGGCAAATAACGCTATTGTTGCAAGAATCAATAGGATTCCTAAAACAGATATACTCATGGATGTTGCTTTAAACAGATTTAATCTTGACCTTTTCATGTTATCACCTGATATAATGAGCTTTCTAATTATCAAAGCATAAAATTATAAGTTCCCAATATAAACAATTTATAATATTTTAGTTTATGGTATTCATAGGTTAATAGTCATATATGGTTGTAAAAATTTAGGTGTAATCAATTCTTAAACCTTCTGTAAATGAAAGTATTAAATGGACGAACTTTAAATTAGTAATAATTAAGATATAATTAGTAATAAAATTTAGTTAATGAAAGTGAATATTTAATAAATTTTTCAATAAATTAAATTTTAATTTGAAGGAGTATACTTGAACAATGACATCTTCAACAGATAAAGCAAAAACATCGGTGGCAAAATTTGAGGAATTTTTCAGCTCAAAATATAAAGATACTGTCTTTGAAGCCCTTGAAAAGTATCCAGATAAAAGATCGGTTGTGGTGGATTACACCGAACTTGAGATGTTTGACCCGGACATTGCAGATCTTCTCCTTGAAAAACCAGAGGAAGTTCTGAAGGCATCCCAGAAGGCCATAAAAAACATCGATCCTCAGCGTAAAAATGCAGAACTCCACATCAGATTTGAGAATATCCGAAACAACATCCAGCTTCGATATTTAAGAAGTAAATACATCGGTAAATTTGTTGCAGTGGATGGAATAATACGTAAAACTGATGAAATTCGCCCTAGGATAATGAACGCCCTTTTTGAGTGCAGAAGTTGTATGAGACTCCAGGAAGTGCCACAGCCTAGCAATCTTTTGAGCGAACCCGCCCTTTGCCAAGAGTGTGGAGGAAGATCATTCAGATTACTTCAGGAAGAGTCAGAATTCATGGATACCCAAACCATAAAAGTTCAGGAACCTCTTGAAAATCTATCCGGTGGTGAAGAACCGAAACAGATAGCAGTAATACTAGAGGATGATCTGGTTGATTCTGTAACCCCTGGAGATATAGTCAGAATAACCGGGACCATGAAAACTGTAAGGGACGAAAAAACAAAACGTTTCAAGAATTTCATCTACGGAAACTACATAGAAGCCATGGAACAAGAATTTGAAGAACTCCAAATAAGCGAAGAAGATGAAGATAAAATAAAGGAGCTTGCAGCAGACCCTGAGGTTTACGAAAAGATTATAAACTCCACAGCACCTTCAATACAGGGATACAGGGATGTCAAAGAAGCAATAGCACTACAGCTTTTCGGAGGATCTGCCAAGAATCTGGAGGATAAAACCCGTCTAAGGGGAGATATTCACATACTGATTGTGGGAGATCCCGGTATTGGTAAATCCCAGATGCTTAAATATGTTTCAAAATTAGCTCCACGTGGAATTTACACCAGCGGTAAGGGAACCAGCGGTGTTGGGCTCACAGCAGCAGCTGTACGTGATGAATTCGGAGGATGGAGTTTGGAAGCAGGTGCACTGGTATTGGGTGACCGCGGTAACGTTTGTGTAGACGAACTGGACAAAATGCGACCTGAAGACCGCTCTGCAATTCACGAAGCCCTCGAGCAGCAAACTATCAGTATTGCAAAGGCCGGTATAATGGCCACATTGAACTCCCGTTGTTCCGTACTTGCAGCAGCAAACCCCAAATTTGGTCGTTTTGACCGTTATAAATCTATAGCTGAACAGATAGACCTCCCATCTCCTATTCTATCCCGTTTCGATCTTATATTTGTTGTGGAAGATAAACCAGACGTTGAAAGAGATACAAAACTTGCAAGCCACATACTGAGAATACATCAGGACAACTCCATACCCTTCGAAATTGAACCTGAACTTTTAAGGAAATATATAGCCTATGCAAGACGTGACATCCATCCTAAACTCACAGATGAAGCCATTG
Proteins encoded:
- a CDS encoding RlmE family RNA methyltransferase codes for the protein MTKKWNSERKQEQYYKMAKKNNYRSRASYKLKQINKRFKLIEPESYVLDLGAAPGGWSQVALEIMGEEGIVVGVDLQWIRPFEEDNFIGIKGDFTNEDVQKKIKKALEGKANVVLSDASPKLSGIKDMDNLRSAELAETVLKICDSLLERNGSIIMKVFQGAEYENIIKKIKEKFKIVKTTKPESSRKSSTEMYVVAKGFRGTFEPHKFNSRLS
- the mcm gene encoding minichromosome maintenance protein MCM yields the protein MTSSTDKAKTSVAKFEEFFSSKYKDTVFEALEKYPDKRSVVVDYTELEMFDPDIADLLLEKPEEVLKASQKAIKNIDPQRKNAELHIRFENIRNNIQLRYLRSKYIGKFVAVDGIIRKTDEIRPRIMNALFECRSCMRLQEVPQPSNLLSEPALCQECGGRSFRLLQEESEFMDTQTIKVQEPLENLSGGEEPKQIAVILEDDLVDSVTPGDIVRITGTMKTVRDEKTKRFKNFIYGNYIEAMEQEFEELQISEEDEDKIKELAADPEVYEKIINSTAPSIQGYRDVKEAIALQLFGGSAKNLEDKTRLRGDIHILIVGDPGIGKSQMLKYVSKLAPRGIYTSGKGTSGVGLTAAAVRDEFGGWSLEAGALVLGDRGNVCVDELDKMRPEDRSAIHEALEQQTISIAKAGIMATLNSRCSVLAAANPKFGRFDRYKSIAEQIDLPSPILSRFDLIFVVEDKPDVERDTKLASHILRIHQDNSIPFEIEPELLRKYIAYARRDIHPKLTDEAIAALQKFYVDMRSGAVDEDSPVPITARQLEALVRLSEASAKIRLGDEVTEYDAVRAITIQQNCMKQVGYDPETGKVDIDKVEGRTPKSERDKIRVVTEVIGELEEEYNGKTPKNILISELSDRHNMSEEKIEDMLKILKRKGIIYEPQQGYYKIA
- a CDS encoding metallophosphoesterase, which produces MLLGVISDTHIPERASKIPETVFKTFKDTDMILHAGDLVSYDVLEELESIATTRCVQGNMDRVFGAELPKRDIIEVEGIKIGLNHGEVYPRGDTQQLKYIAREMDVEVLITGHTHWAFIKEVDNILLLNPGSPTVPRLSDPSVMLIEIKDQKLDARIIKIGDPVCKALNFKGRKKS
- the topA gene encoding DNA topoisomerase I, whose translation is MHEVIICEKPKAAEKISSALSKGAAKKHYKKVPYYEFEENGKKTTVLTAVGHLYSLAPKDKKQDKLFDVEWVPLYEKDKKKKYVKNYIDAIKKLSKDADTFVHACDYDIEGTLIGYNALKYACGDESLKNVMRMKFSTLTDEDILKAYKKPMELDFKQVDSGIARHVLDFFFGVNMSKHLTDSVMKATKRYIQLSAGRVQTPTLSILVDREKEIKEFIPVPYWLIKADLDVTGVKEGITADHKKGKILEKKDADAILVECKGKDAVITEVNLRKTTKTPPFPFDLGSLQSEAYGVFGFSPRKTQQIAQNLYTEGYTSYPRTSSQKLPKSIGYDKILKKLSYSSAFGNHVAQLKKPYKPNEGKKTDEAHPAIHPTGVLPKELSTDYRKLYELIVYRFISVFGENATLETMKTTLTIGKEEFNFSRKRMSKMGWMGHYPFRKIEEDYFPTMNKGETLNVKEVRAEDKETKPPARYNQASLIRELEKRGLGTKSTRANIIDILFSRKYVEGKKITVNKLGEQLIDTLRKYSKKITSEELTREFETKLEGIMEGKDKKDKIIDEARVEVSSILDDIEKNKLKIGEELYKSYRESRVVGKCKCGKNLILIDSPRGSTFVGCSGYPECKSTYSMPRGATVLKTTCEECGLPMISFGKPRQRACLDPKCGKDGREPTNEVVGKCPDCGSDLIKRSGRYGEFIGCSGFPKCRFTKSIDDDGGKTAAKTTGAPKKTVAKKAATKKSATKKSATKKSATKKSATKKSATKKSATKKSATKKSATKKSATKKNAKKTK
- a CDS encoding DUF488 domain-containing protein, with protein sequence MQTGENLGDNIVYTVGHSNIELKKFIKLLKLHKVRSLVDVRSAPYSKYVPQFNKKDLELTLENKGVEYIYLGDKIGGKPKDEKYYINGKVQYNLVEETDAFKEGISVLISVAFCKKTVLMCSEENPYSCHRHHLIAQNLLKRGLKVFHLRGDGTLERAMMEDIQLKLF